The Trueperaceae bacterium region CTACTCGACACAGATCCCGGCGTGCCTGTGGTTCCTCGCGCGCGACCGCCAGAACGGCAAGTTCCGCGACCGGCGCGGCGAGATCCTCTTCATCGACGCCCGCAAGCTCGGTCGCATGGTCGACCGCACGCACCGCGAGCTGACCGACGAGGACATCGCCCGCATCGCCGACACGTACCACGCCTGGCGCGGCGAGAAGGAGGCCGGCGAGTACGCCGACGTGCCGGGCTTCTGCAAGAGCGCCACGCTCGACGAGGTGCGCAAACACGGCCACGTGCTCACGCCGGGCCGCTACGTCGGCGTCGAAAAGACCGAAGATGACGGCGAGCCGTTCGAGGAGAAGATGAAGCGGCTCGTCGCCACGCTGCGGGAGCAGCAGACCGAGGCGGCCAGGCTGGACGCCGCGATCGCCGCGAACCTCGAGGAGCTGGGGTTCCGGGACCTGTCCGCGCTCGAGCGTTGATCATGGGGCGCACTGCGTCCTCATGATAAACACCGCGTTTATCATGGAGGAGCCGCCGAGCGTGTGATGAACGCAGAGCCAAATATGGCGGCCCGAGCCGGGCGGTACGTTCGCCAGCCGGCGGGCTACCGTGCATTTCTCCCGGCGCCATTGCCGCCCGAGCCGCCCGTCGACCTGGGGGGCGAGCTGCGCGAGATCCTGTCCGAGGCGGACTACGCCCTCGGCCGGCTGGATGGCGCGGTGCTCACGCTGCCGAGCCCCGACCTCTTCGTCTTCATGTACGTGCGCAAGGAAGCGGTGCTGTCCAGTCAGATCGGGGGGACGCAGAGTTCGCTCCAGAACGTGCTGGCCGCCGAGGCGCGGCTCAACGACCCCGGTGCCCCGGCGGACGTGCAGGAGGTGATCAACTACGTGCGGGCGATGAACCACGGGCTGGCCCGCCTGGCCGAGCTCCCCGTGTCCGTGCGGTTGATCCGCGAGATCCACAGGGAGCTGATGCGGGGCGTTCGGGGCGGACGTCTGGCTCCGGGAGAGCTGCGGACGACCCAGAACTGGATCGGCCCGGGCGGCTGCACGCTCGGCGAGGCCACCTTCGTCCCGCCTCCGCCCGACGAAGTCCCTGGCACGTTGGCCGACCTGGAGCGTTTCCTCCACGCGAGGGACGGGCTCCCCTCACTCGTGCGCGTCGGGCTCGCCCATGCGCAGTTCGAGAC contains the following coding sequences:
- a CDS encoding Fic family protein, yielding MNAEPNMAARAGRYVRQPAGYRAFLPAPLPPEPPVDLGGELREILSEADYALGRLDGAVLTLPSPDLFVFMYVRKEAVLSSQIGGTQSSLQNVLAAEARLNDPGAPADVQEVINYVRAMNHGLARLAELPVSVRLIREIHRELMRGVRGGRLAPGELRTTQNWIGPGGCTLGEATFVPPPPDEVPGTLADLERFLHARDGLPSLVRVGLAHAQFETIHPFLDGNGRIGRLLITFLLTEQKLLARPVLYLSHYFKRRRAEYYDRLQAVRDAGDWEGWLAFFLRGVAEVSREAAQTAAAILRVREDCRARI